From Streptomonospora salina, the proteins below share one genomic window:
- a CDS encoding ABC transporter permease, with the protein MTRVSPPSEAAGGRLRVRAGRFPWLLVVPALGGLAFLVLPFAGLLARAPWATLGTRLLMPEVRGALWLSLTTATAATAVAVLLGVPLAWLLARADFPGRRLARALVTVPLVIPPVVGGVALLLALGRRGLVGRHLDAWFGLTLPFSPAAVVLAQVFVAMPFLVISVEGALRGADRRYEEAAATLGASRAVVFRRVTLPMVGPGVLAGAVLAWARALGEFGATITFAGNFPGRTQTMPLAIYLAMQESPESAIVLSLVLLGVSLVILVALRDRWTGAL; encoded by the coding sequence ATGACGCGGGTTTCACCCCCGTCTGAGGCGGCCGGGGGCCGGCTGCGGGTACGCGCGGGCCGGTTCCCGTGGCTGCTCGTCGTACCCGCGCTGGGCGGACTCGCGTTCCTCGTGCTGCCGTTCGCCGGGCTGCTGGCCCGCGCGCCCTGGGCCACGCTGGGCACCCGGCTGCTGATGCCCGAGGTGCGCGGCGCACTGTGGCTGTCGCTGACCACGGCCACCGCCGCCACCGCCGTCGCGGTGCTACTGGGGGTGCCGCTGGCCTGGCTGCTGGCGCGCGCCGACTTCCCCGGCCGCCGCCTGGCGCGCGCCCTGGTGACGGTCCCCCTGGTGATTCCGCCCGTCGTCGGCGGTGTCGCACTGCTGCTGGCCCTGGGCCGGCGCGGGCTCGTGGGGCGCCACCTCGACGCGTGGTTCGGCCTGACCCTGCCGTTCTCCCCGGCCGCGGTGGTGCTCGCGCAGGTGTTCGTCGCGATGCCGTTCCTGGTCATCAGCGTCGAAGGGGCGCTGCGGGGAGCCGACCGGCGCTACGAGGAGGCCGCCGCCACACTCGGCGCGTCGCGGGCGGTCGTGTTCCGGCGTGTCACCCTGCCGATGGTGGGGCCCGGGGTACTCGCCGGCGCCGTGCTGGCCTGGGCGCGGGCGCTGGGCGAGTTCGGCGCCACCATCACCTTCGCCGGCAACTTTCCCGGACGCACCCAGACCATGCCGCTGGCGATCTACCTGGCCATGCAGGAGAGCCCGGAGTCGGCGATCGTGCTCAGCCTGGTGCTGCTGGGTGTGTCGCTGGTGATCCTGGTGGCGCTGCGCGACCGGTGGACGGGGGCACTGTGA
- a CDS encoding ABC transporter ATP-binding protein, which translates to MTEQGTDRTGGGDAPAGLKAGLEARLAVDRGAFRLDAPLRARPGEVVAVLGPNGSGKSTALRALAGLESLAAGRIVLGGDDVTTVPAELRPVGMVFQDYLLFGHLDALDNVAFGPRCQGAGRAEARARAAGLLERMGLAEHAKARPRALSGGQAQRVALARALAVRPRLLLLDEPLAALDVHARASVRSELRHLLADLDCATVLVTHDPLDAMVLADRITVLESGRVVQEGPPGDVAQHPRTGYVARLVGLNLYRGRARGTRVDVAPAPDAAPAEVSLSQHRHGDVFVAFPPRAVALYRERPDGTPRNLWRLRIDGVERFGDQVRVHLEGDFPLLADITPDALAELGLADGMDVWAGVKATEVRCYPA; encoded by the coding sequence GTGACGGAACAGGGCACGGACCGGACCGGCGGCGGGGACGCCCCGGCGGGGTTGAAGGCGGGGCTGGAGGCGCGGCTGGCGGTCGACCGGGGAGCGTTCCGGTTGGACGCGCCGCTGCGGGCGCGGCCCGGCGAGGTCGTGGCGGTGCTGGGGCCCAACGGGTCGGGCAAGTCGACCGCGCTGCGGGCGCTGGCCGGCCTGGAATCGCTGGCGGCCGGCCGGATCGTGCTCGGCGGCGACGACGTCACCACCGTTCCGGCCGAGCTCCGCCCCGTAGGCATGGTGTTCCAGGACTACCTGCTGTTCGGCCATCTCGACGCGCTGGACAACGTCGCCTTCGGACCCCGCTGCCAGGGCGCCGGGCGCGCCGAGGCGCGCGCCCGCGCCGCCGGGCTGCTGGAGCGGATGGGGCTGGCCGAGCACGCGAAAGCGCGCCCCCGCGCGCTCTCCGGGGGGCAGGCGCAGCGGGTCGCGCTGGCACGCGCGCTGGCGGTGCGGCCCCGGCTGCTGCTGCTCGACGAGCCGCTGGCCGCACTGGACGTGCACGCCCGGGCGTCGGTGCGCTCCGAACTGCGGCACCTCCTCGCCGACCTCGATTGCGCTACGGTCCTGGTCACCCACGACCCGCTCGACGCGATGGTGCTCGCCGACCGGATCACCGTGCTGGAGTCGGGCCGGGTCGTACAGGAAGGACCGCCCGGAGACGTCGCCCAGCATCCCCGCACCGGCTACGTCGCCCGGCTGGTGGGGCTCAACCTGTACCGGGGCCGCGCCCGCGGCACCCGCGTCGACGTGGCCCCCGCACCGGACGCGGCGCCCGCGGAGGTGTCGCTGTCCCAGCACCGCCACGGCGACGTCTTCGTCGCGTTCCCGCCGCGCGCGGTCGCCCTGTACCGGGAGCGCCCCGACGGTACGCCGCGCAACCTGTGGCGGCTGCGCATCGACGGTGTCGAGCGGTTCGGCGACCAGGTGCGGGTGCACCTGGAGGGCGACTTCCCGCTGCTCGCCGACATCACCCCCGACGCGCTGGCCGAACTGGGGCTGGCCGACGGTATGGACGTCTGGGCGGGCGTCAAGGCCACCGAGGTCCGCTGCTACCCGGCATAG
- a CDS encoding DUF397 domain-containing protein gives MPETPELNFRKSSYSGPTTQDCVEVADTVGASAMRDSKDPDAGHILFPASEWGAFMEDVKAGRL, from the coding sequence ATGCCTGAGACACCCGAACTGAACTTCCGCAAGAGCAGCTACAGCGGTCCGACCACGCAGGACTGCGTCGAGGTCGCCGACACCGTCGGCGCGTCCGCGATGCGCGACAGCAAGGACCCCGACGCCGGGCACATCCTGTTCCCCGCGTCCGAGTGGGGCGCGTTCATGGAGGATGTGAAAGCCGGACGGCTGTAG
- a CDS encoding DUF5753 domain-containing protein, with protein MSTSPTLRRRRLARQLRDLREARGKTAEEVAAEAKEKSGRTRGWSLSKLVRLEKAEWKRLRLDDISLLLEIYDVPAGERDAYLELAREANQRGWWASFGDALGSGQFVGLESEAASIRTYQSMAVPGLLQTEDYARAMIAASGTVDGSDLDRRVEARMFRKNVFNRADPPKLWAVIDEGALLRVPAELPGQIEHLVDAGERAHIGIQILPIDRGLHAAMAGSMVILDFPTPEPPVVYLEAMSEELYLERPSQVAHYRHIYDHVQASALSVADSRERLRHLLTR; from the coding sequence ATGTCCACCAGCCCCACCCTGCGTAGGCGACGGCTGGCCCGCCAACTCCGCGATCTACGTGAAGCACGCGGCAAAACGGCCGAAGAGGTCGCCGCCGAAGCCAAAGAGAAGTCCGGGCGGACGCGCGGCTGGTCGCTGTCGAAGCTCGTGAGGCTGGAGAAGGCCGAGTGGAAGCGGCTGAGGTTGGATGACATCAGCCTTCTGCTGGAGATCTACGATGTGCCCGCCGGCGAGCGGGACGCCTACCTGGAACTGGCGAGGGAGGCGAACCAGCGCGGGTGGTGGGCCAGCTTCGGCGACGCCTTAGGGTCCGGTCAGTTCGTCGGATTGGAGTCCGAAGCCGCGTCGATCCGCACCTACCAGTCCATGGCGGTGCCCGGACTTCTCCAGACCGAGGATTACGCCCGCGCGATGATCGCCGCTTCCGGCACCGTGGACGGGTCGGACCTGGACCGGCGTGTCGAAGCCCGCATGTTCAGGAAGAACGTGTTCAACAGAGCGGACCCGCCGAAGCTGTGGGCCGTCATCGACGAAGGCGCACTCCTGCGTGTCCCCGCCGAGTTGCCAGGGCAGATTGAACACCTTGTCGACGCCGGCGAACGCGCCCACATCGGCATCCAGATCCTCCCGATCGACCGCGGGCTCCACGCCGCGATGGCTGGAAGTATGGTGATTCTGGACTTTCCGACACCGGAGCCACCGGTGGTCTACCTTGAAGCGATGTCGGAGGAGCTGTATCTGGAGCGGCCGAGCCAGGTGGCGCACTACCGGCACATTTATGATCATGTGCAGGCGTCGGCGCTCTCGGTGGCAGACTCACGGGAGCGTCTGCGTCACCTGTTGACCCGATGA
- a CDS encoding PrsW family glutamic-type intramembrane protease has translation MDEQAMITRDLVLRLCANATEFGQGWIDEDAKIVVPFTAPRDTALIGRVVAAGRALGVERLLVCRTRAEFAYEPVTEVAADAGSVVHVIRAWGDEPTDLLVAVEDFSAAVLVTATTLTVAAGPPDFLRPLVGADLEAARTAFADEARASGDPEPMRAAQAYGCLERGARHARGSGGPRGPRVPGPDAAERLSVRARSVRERAPGTAAALRALRGGWAWAMLAVLLAVPFVVPATAAALPAAAGMLWLVVQLAWLSRSRTVAFATLVRVLLLGALLVWPLGAVEDALTAASGADPWVAHTYIAAWTEEAGKLLPLLLLLPFARRRFRRLAAVDFLLLAAASGAGFQAAETLLRALPAGAPATVSLPLGAVAAPELGVHFSGHGVLTGLVGAALGLAIVGRRTLGAWLWLLPVAAFALAVLQHTMFNAAVAEAVLGSPLQPHPATAVLHGLTGGGAADHWLLAVLLAGAVLLDYRTARRAADVTPPLPGNPPLGGLRRRAYGRAVRLGVRVPGDIAPLFRRAALLWARGPLRLALTLSETLHEAAVMLVAARRGPAVLAAAWRFLRERRAYAMGAARAGERPWRPFPASADLRATRRELDASFFGAPGAPGASGPAGSVPVASAGVLAVVAVSAAAFVAAVPAGGGHAAYAADALRRCADWYAALPPSSLPWVWVWAAALVTLPVAGWSVPRAYPDAGAFLREPSRMAGRVLGALAPGQVPYAVAGLAGLLLPRGSDRLLRGR, from the coding sequence ATGGACGAGCAGGCCATGATCACCCGCGATCTCGTGCTGCGGCTGTGCGCCAACGCGACCGAGTTCGGCCAGGGGTGGATCGACGAGGACGCCAAGATCGTCGTCCCCTTCACGGCACCCCGCGACACGGCGCTGATCGGGCGCGTCGTCGCGGCGGGGCGCGCGCTGGGCGTCGAGCGGCTGCTGGTGTGCCGCACTCGCGCGGAGTTCGCCTATGAACCGGTGACCGAGGTGGCCGCCGACGCCGGCAGCGTCGTGCACGTCATCCGGGCCTGGGGCGACGAGCCCACCGACCTGCTGGTGGCGGTGGAGGACTTCTCGGCGGCCGTGCTGGTCACCGCGACGACACTGACCGTCGCGGCCGGACCTCCGGACTTCCTGCGGCCGCTGGTGGGCGCCGACCTGGAGGCGGCCCGCACCGCGTTCGCCGACGAGGCGCGCGCGAGCGGCGACCCGGAGCCGATGCGCGCCGCCCAGGCTTACGGCTGCCTGGAGCGCGGCGCCCGGCACGCCCGCGGTTCGGGCGGTCCGCGCGGTCCGCGCGTACCGGGACCCGATGCGGCCGAGCGCCTGTCGGTGCGCGCGCGCTCGGTGCGCGAGCGGGCACCGGGTACCGCCGCGGCGCTGCGCGCCCTGCGCGGCGGTTGGGCGTGGGCGATGCTGGCGGTGCTGCTCGCGGTGCCCTTCGTCGTCCCCGCGACGGCCGCCGCCCTGCCCGCGGCTGCGGGCATGCTCTGGCTCGTGGTGCAGCTTGCGTGGTTGTCGCGCTCGCGTACCGTCGCCTTCGCCACGCTGGTGCGGGTCCTGCTGCTGGGGGCGCTGCTGGTATGGCCGCTGGGCGCGGTGGAGGACGCGCTCACCGCCGCATCGGGGGCGGACCCGTGGGTCGCCCACACCTACATTGCGGCGTGGACCGAGGAGGCGGGCAAACTGCTGCCTCTGCTGCTGCTCCTGCCCTTCGCACGGCGCCGGTTCCGCAGGTTGGCCGCAGTGGACTTCCTCCTTCTCGCGGCGGCCTCGGGAGCCGGTTTCCAGGCGGCCGAAACCCTGCTGCGCGCGCTGCCCGCCGGCGCTCCCGCTACGGTCTCCCTGCCGCTCGGCGCGGTCGCCGCGCCGGAGTTGGGCGTGCACTTCTCCGGGCACGGCGTCCTCACCGGCCTCGTCGGGGCGGCGCTGGGGCTCGCGATCGTCGGCCGGCGGACCCTCGGCGCGTGGCTGTGGCTGCTGCCCGTCGCCGCGTTCGCCCTGGCGGTGCTGCAGCACACGATGTTCAACGCCGCCGTCGCCGAGGCCGTACTCGGCTCGCCGCTGCAGCCCCACCCGGCCACGGCCGTGCTGCACGGGCTCACCGGCGGCGGGGCGGCCGACCACTGGCTGCTGGCGGTGCTGCTGGCGGGTGCGGTCCTGCTGGACTACCGCACCGCCCGGCGCGCCGCGGACGTGACGCCGCCGCTGCCGGGGAACCCTCCGCTGGGCGGGCTGCGGCGGCGGGCCTACGGGCGGGCGGTGCGGCTGGGCGTACGGGTGCCCGGCGATATCGCGCCGCTGTTCCGCCGCGCGGCGCTGCTGTGGGCACGGGGGCCGCTGCGGCTCGCGTTGACCCTGTCCGAAACGCTGCACGAGGCGGCGGTGATGCTGGTCGCCGCCCGGCGCGGCCCCGCCGTCCTCGCCGCGGCGTGGCGGTTCCTGCGTGAGCGGCGCGCCTACGCGATGGGGGCGGCGCGCGCGGGGGAGCGGCCGTGGCGCCCGTTCCCCGCGAGTGCGGACCTGCGCGCGACCCGGCGGGAGCTGGACGCGTCGTTCTTCGGCGCTCCGGGCGCTCCGGGCGCGTCGGGGCCGGCGGGTTCGGTTCCGGTCGCATCGGCGGGGGTGCTGGCCGTGGTCGCGGTATCGGCGGCGGCCTTCGTGGCGGCGGTGCCGGCGGGCGGCGGGCATGCGGCGTACGCCGCCGATGCGCTGCGTCGGTGTGCCGACTGGTACGCGGCGCTGCCGCCGTCGTCGCTGCCGTGGGTGTGGGTGTGGGCCGCGGCGCTGGTCACACTCCCGGTGGCGGGGTGGTCGGTGCCGCGCGCGTATCCGGACGCGGGGGCTTTCCTGCGGGAGCCGTCGCGGATGGCGGGGCGGGTGCTGGGCGCGCTCGCCCCGGGCCAGGTGCCCTACGCGGTTGCTGGCCTGGCCGGGCTGCTGCTGCCGCGCGGCTCGGACCGGCTGCTGCGCGGCCGCTGA
- a CDS encoding endonuclease/exonuclease/phosphatase family protein, with product MSLTHETGAAVARTKVAVPASAGPRSDGGRLHRPAWMRPAPRASGSPAGSGGRRRRWVTALVAVSALPWGVWAFVRLTGIESGFPAVALIAFTPYAAATSAVPVAAALLARRGWIALAAAAAAAVLLCCVVARGLPGPAPAAGGPRLTVLSANVYFGLADPDALVRLVREHRVDVLSLQELTPQADDALTRSGLRALLPYDVTDAGTGPVGGAVYSAYPVEEVGGSEPAAYFAMPRARVRVPGAAPIEVVSTHAMPPSDGAAVPRWRGSLRDLPDARPNGRVRVLAGDFNATLDHAEFRSLLDTGYVDAAAATGAGWSSTWPAGGPLPGAVIDHILVDRRAGVHRTSVHTVPDTDHRAVLAELALPQE from the coding sequence ATGAGCCTGACGCACGAGACGGGGGCAGCCGTGGCTCGAACGAAGGTCGCCGTACCCGCTTCCGCCGGTCCGCGGTCCGACGGCGGCAGGCTGCACCGGCCCGCTTGGATGCGCCCGGCGCCCCGGGCGTCCGGTTCCCCGGCGGGTTCCGGCGGCCGGCGCCGGAGGTGGGTCACCGCCCTGGTCGCGGTGTCGGCCCTGCCGTGGGGTGTGTGGGCCTTTGTCCGGCTCACCGGGATCGAGTCCGGTTTCCCCGCTGTGGCGCTGATCGCGTTCACGCCCTACGCAGCGGCGACCTCAGCGGTGCCCGTCGCCGCGGCGCTGCTCGCGCGGCGCGGCTGGATCGCGCTGGCCGCGGCCGCCGCGGCCGCGGTCCTGCTGTGCTGCGTCGTTGCGCGCGGCCTGCCGGGGCCGGCGCCGGCGGCGGGCGGGCCGCGGCTGACGGTGCTGTCGGCCAACGTCTACTTCGGTCTGGCCGACCCGGACGCGCTGGTGCGGCTGGTGCGCGAGCACCGGGTGGACGTGCTCAGCCTGCAAGAGCTGACACCCCAGGCCGACGACGCCCTCACCCGTTCCGGCCTGCGCGCTCTCCTGCCCTACGACGTCACCGACGCCGGAACGGGGCCGGTCGGGGGAGCGGTCTACTCCGCGTACCCGGTCGAGGAGGTGGGCGGTAGCGAGCCCGCCGCGTACTTCGCCATGCCCCGCGCCCGCGTGCGGGTGCCGGGCGCGGCGCCCATCGAGGTGGTCTCGACGCACGCGATGCCGCCGAGCGACGGGGCGGCCGTCCCGCGGTGGCGGGGGTCGCTGCGCGACCTGCCCGACGCCCGCCCAAACGGCCGGGTCCGCGTGCTCGCCGGCGACTTCAACGCGACGCTCGACCACGCAGAGTTCCGATCCCTGCTGGACACCGGCTACGTCGACGCGGCCGCCGCCACGGGAGCCGGCTGGAGCTCCACCTGGCCGGCCGGCGGCCCGCTGCCCGGAGCCGTGATCGACCACATCCTGGTCGACCGGCGTGCCGGTGTGCACCGCACGTCGGTGCACACCGTCCCCGATACCGACCACCGCGCCGTCCTGGCCGAACTGGCGCTGCCGCAGGAGTAG
- a CDS encoding NUDIX hydrolase: MPEGISVAPEIRFPDTADGARRVAGAVITDGRGRVFVQRRSPDRRLFPGCWDLVGGHVEPGESMPGALAREIAEETGWRLTAVVAELDHLVWTPDDGVRRHESDYLVRVAGDLSAPRLEPGKHTEFRWVGEQDLGLLHDSGNPEDTFVADMAARGLARAASL; the protein is encoded by the coding sequence GTGCCGGAGGGAATCAGCGTGGCGCCGGAGATCCGGTTCCCGGACACGGCGGACGGCGCCCGCCGGGTGGCCGGCGCCGTCATCACCGACGGCCGGGGGCGGGTGTTCGTGCAGCGCCGCTCACCGGACCGGCGGCTGTTCCCCGGCTGCTGGGACCTCGTCGGCGGCCATGTCGAGCCCGGAGAGTCGATGCCCGGGGCGCTGGCCCGCGAGATCGCCGAGGAGACCGGATGGCGGCTGACCGCCGTCGTCGCCGAACTCGACCACCTGGTGTGGACGCCCGACGACGGCGTGCGGCGGCACGAGTCCGACTACCTCGTGCGGGTGGCCGGAGACCTGTCCGCGCCGCGCCTGGAACCCGGCAAGCACACGGAGTTCCGCTGGGTCGGCGAGCAGGACCTGGGGCTGCTGCACGACAGCGGGAACCCCGAGGACACCTTCGTCGCCGACATGGCCGCCCGCGGGCTGGCCCGCGCGGCGTCGCTGTAG
- a CDS encoding NAD(P)H-hydrate dehydratase, translating to MRNAHAVATVRKAENAVMARLPEGALMQRAAAGLAAVCSRVLRRTYGARVVLLVGSGDNGGDALYAGALLARRGASVRAVVVGSRVHEGGSAALRAAGGRSVAAPRDSGGIGGSEAAAEISAADLLVDGLVGIGGSGGLREPHAAVAALAGAAQAPTVAVDLPSGVDADTGAVDGPAVRADVTVAFGTHKPGLFVDPGAGCAGVVELVDIGLGPELPGPSLESLQTADTARLLPRPTGESDKYRRGVLGMAVGSDRYRGAAVLAVGGAMRTGVGMVRYVGAEGAVTEVLNRWPETVASTLDPMDPLASLPRRVSAWVVGPGRGLHPMAQAELEAVLATRQPVLADADAITAVSKKPELVRERSAHTLLTPHAGELARLLPGTERADVEGGRLSAAARAADEYGCTVLLKGSTTIVAEPGRPAVANPTGSPVLATAGTGDVLAGVVGALLAAGLAPREAAAAGAYVHGLAARLAHDGAAISASDLFGALPAALAEIV from the coding sequence GTGCGCAACGCACACGCGGTGGCGACGGTGCGCAAGGCCGAAAACGCGGTGATGGCCCGGTTGCCCGAAGGGGCGCTCATGCAGCGGGCCGCGGCGGGACTCGCGGCCGTGTGCTCGCGGGTGCTGCGGCGCACCTACGGCGCGCGGGTGGTGCTGCTGGTGGGAAGCGGCGACAACGGCGGCGACGCGCTGTATGCGGGGGCGCTGCTGGCCCGCCGCGGCGCCTCGGTGCGCGCGGTGGTGGTCGGATCGCGCGTGCACGAAGGCGGATCGGCCGCCCTGCGGGCCGCCGGCGGCCGCTCCGTGGCGGCGCCCCGCGACAGCGGCGGCATCGGCGGCTCCGAAGCGGCGGCCGAGATCTCCGCGGCCGACCTGCTCGTCGACGGCCTCGTCGGTATCGGCGGCAGCGGCGGCCTGCGCGAGCCCCACGCCGCCGTCGCCGCGCTGGCCGGTGCCGCCCAAGCGCCGACGGTCGCGGTCGACCTGCCCAGCGGCGTCGACGCCGACACCGGTGCCGTGGACGGTCCCGCCGTTCGCGCCGACGTCACCGTCGCATTCGGCACCCACAAGCCCGGCCTGTTCGTCGACCCGGGCGCCGGATGCGCCGGCGTGGTGGAGCTCGTCGACATCGGCCTCGGCCCCGAACTGCCGGGTCCGAGCCTGGAGAGCTTGCAGACCGCGGACACCGCCCGCCTGCTGCCGCGCCCCACCGGCGAATCCGACAAGTACCGGCGCGGTGTGCTCGGCATGGCCGTGGGGTCGGACCGCTACCGGGGCGCCGCGGTGCTGGCCGTGGGCGGCGCGATGCGCACCGGAGTGGGGATGGTCCGCTACGTCGGAGCCGAGGGCGCCGTCACCGAGGTGCTCAACCGCTGGCCCGAAACCGTGGCCTCCACCCTCGACCCGATGGACCCGCTCGCGTCGCTGCCCCGCCGGGTGTCCGCGTGGGTCGTCGGCCCGGGCCGCGGACTGCACCCGATGGCGCAGGCGGAGCTGGAAGCCGTGCTGGCCACCCGGCAACCGGTGCTCGCCGACGCCGACGCGATCACCGCCGTGTCGAAGAAGCCCGAGCTGGTGCGCGAGCGTTCCGCGCACACGCTGCTGACGCCGCACGCCGGCGAGCTGGCGCGGCTGCTGCCGGGCACCGAACGCGCCGACGTCGAAGGCGGCCGGCTCTCCGCCGCGGCCCGCGCCGCCGACGAGTACGGCTGCACGGTCCTGCTGAAGGGGTCGACCACGATCGTCGCCGAGCCGGGCCGCCCCGCCGTCGCCAACCCCACCGGGAGCCCCGTGCTGGCCACCGCCGGCACCGGCGACGTGCTGGCGGGTGTCGTCGGCGCGCTCCTGGCCGCCGGCCTGGCGCCGCGCGAGGCCGCTGCGGCCGGCGCCTACGTGCACGGGCTCGCTGCGCGCCTTGCCCACGACGGCGCCGCGATCTCGGCCTCGGACCTCTTCGGCGCCCTGCCCGCCGCCCTGGCCGAGATCGTCTGA
- a CDS encoding alpha/beta hydrolase: protein MDYVLVHGTTQSPRGWDRLAAALDARGHRAVPVDLLAGGADLDAEEYADLVAGQVAAATAEGPDGGDGGADGPAVVVHSGAGALAAAVAARLEASRVVWLAAFVPDTVGGRSLLDEMQVSAAQMFNTEWTQLAAPPTEDPVTAGYFLFHDGDLATLRWGLESVRLFQPARVFAQKPRPLPESAESTYLLPMRDRTLRPHWMRATAEVRLGVKAVEVDAGHCPHVSAPEEVAGIIAG, encoded by the coding sequence ATGGACTATGTCCTCGTGCACGGAACCACCCAGTCGCCCCGGGGCTGGGATCGCCTCGCAGCGGCGCTGGACGCGCGCGGGCACCGCGCCGTCCCGGTCGACCTGCTGGCGGGCGGAGCCGACCTGGACGCCGAGGAGTACGCGGACCTCGTCGCCGGACAGGTGGCGGCCGCCACTGCGGAGGGCCCGGACGGCGGCGACGGCGGCGCGGACGGTCCGGCCGTGGTGGTGCACTCCGGCGCGGGCGCCCTCGCGGCGGCGGTCGCCGCGCGCCTGGAGGCGAGCCGCGTGGTGTGGCTGGCGGCCTTCGTGCCGGACACCGTCGGCGGGCGCAGCCTCCTCGACGAGATGCAGGTGTCGGCCGCGCAGATGTTCAACACCGAGTGGACGCAGCTGGCCGCACCGCCGACCGAGGACCCGGTAACGGCGGGCTACTTCCTCTTTCACGACGGCGACCTGGCGACACTGCGCTGGGGCTTGGAGAGCGTCCGCCTTTTCCAGCCCGCCCGCGTCTTCGCGCAGAAGCCGCGCCCGCTGCCCGAATCGGCCGAATCGACCTACCTGCTGCCGATGCGCGACCGCACCCTGCGCCCGCACTGGATGCGCGCGACCGCGGAAGTCCGGCTCGGCGTCAAGGCGGTGGAGGTCGACGCCGGGCACTGCCCGCACGTGTCGGCGCCGGAGGAGGTCGCCGGCATCATCGCGGGATAG